The stretch of DNA CACCCCCAATAGATATTTCATTTATACCTCTTATTGATCCTAGAGAGTTTCTTCCGTAAAAATTTGCAATTGCTACAGATGGGACTGTTGTTAAACCTCCTAGCCCTAGTCCAAAACAGAAAGCAACCAAGTATGCTGATAAAGTTCCATTAACTAATAGATACATTAAGGATACAATTCCTAGTACTGTGACTACCATAGCGTAGCAATAACTGATTTTTATTTTTTCTACGATAAAGCCCCATATTGCACCGCCTATACCTGTACCTATAGCAACCATAGTCAAAGCAGATGCTGCTAATAATGGATCGATACCTTTATCAATTAATAATGCAGCCTGATGTATATTAATAGCAGAATGGATAAAATACATGAATGAGCTTACAAATACCAAAATCCAAAGTGTTCGTGTGCGCATAGCTTCTTTAACTGTCCAGATTTCTTTTGTTTCTTGTATGCCTGAGTCAATAGTAGATCCTTCTTTGGCCATTATTTCAATATCTGGTTCTAAACCTATATCTTCTGGTTTTGAAACCATAAGAACAATAATTGGTACTAAAGCTACTATCCACACCATAATACCCATCCAAAACCATGCTTCTCTCCATCCGACTGTTGATATAAGGAACTGAGCAATTAATGGGAAACCTCCCATTCCTATAGAATGTAGAGTTATAAGAAAACCATTTGCTCTACCTCTTCTTTTAATAAACCATTGTGAAACTACGGTGCCTGTTCCTACTTGTATAGGTGATGAAAACATCATTCTTCCAATTCCGAATAATAAGTAAAAACCTATTGGTGTAGCCCACCACCCTAAAGAAAGAGTCGTAAATCCTAGTATAGCAACAGAAATAATTAGGACAATTTGTGATCCAAATTTGTCTATCATGCGCCCGGCAAAAGGAGCAGAGGTCATAGCAAGAAAGCCTCCAAATGTTGCCGCTCCAGATATAAAAGTGCGACTCCATCCTAGGTCATCGGCCATTGGTATCATAAATACTGATAAGATTAAAGCAGAAGCTGTGTTACGTACAACTACCGCTGTACCTGCAGAAAAAAGAATCACCCATCCATAGTAAAATGGCAAGGATTGAGCTAATTTTAGTT from SAR202 cluster bacterium encodes:
- a CDS encoding MFS transporter, translating into MNRLQKFQLKLAQSLPFYYGWVILFSAGTAVVVRNTASALILSVFMIPMADDLGWSRTFISGAATFGGFLAMTSAPFAGRMIDKFGSQIVLIISVAILGFTTLSLGWWATPIGFYLLFGIGRMMFSSPIQVGTGTVVSQWFIKRRGRANGFLITLHSIGMGGFPLIAQFLISTVGWREAWFWMGIMVWIVALVPIIVLMVSKPEDIGLEPDIEIMAKEGSTIDSGIQETKEIWTVKEAMRTRTLWILVFVSSFMYFIHSAINIHQAALLIDKGIDPLLAASALTMVAIGTGIGGAIWGFIVEKIKISYCYAMVVTVLGIVSLMYLLVNGTLSAYLVAFCFGLGLGGLTTVPSVAIANFYGRNSLGSIRGINEISIGGGQALGAIFSGIIYDLTQSYTLVFPTLAIMALFSALAFLFVKAPQKQ